The following DNA comes from Nitrospira sp..
CTAACTATTTCTTATGCGAACCATGTACGCCATTTGGCGGACACCAGAAGAGCAATGGCGAAGAGAACAATATCCGTGAGACTGTCGCGGCGGATGTGAGGAAAGGAAGGATGATGAAGCCAAGCATGTTCTTGTTGGCCACTCTTGTGCTTGGATTGCTGACCGCAACGAACGCACGTTCGGAGATTTATATCGGTGGGCAAGCGGGTTATTCCATGCCGAAGGAACTGAGCGGCCTTCGGGGTGTGAAGGACAATGAAGGCAGTACGGCCAGTAACCTCAAGCTATCCGAGAGTATGGCGTTCGGGGCGAAGGTGGGGTTCTTTCTCCCGGATTGGTTCAAGTGGCTTGGCGCGGAAATCGATCTCTACGGGTCGCAGCCGTCCGTCAAGGCGCAGGCGATTAGCGGGACCTTCCCGGCGCTGGCCGGAGTCACGTCGGTCTCTCGCTCCTCCCTCACGATGGTGCATCTGAACGCCAATGTGTTGGTGCGGTATCCCGGTTCTACGTTTCAGCCCTATGTCGGGATCGGCGTCGGCCAGAACCTGGGCTTTCTGGGGGCGTCCAACTTCTCAGTGCAGGATGGTTCGATTTCCACCAGTCTCAATCTGCTCGCGGGCCTGCGCGTGTTCGTGACGGAGACGGTGGCGCTCTTTGGGGAGTTTAAACAGAACCAGTCGAAACTCAGCTTTATCGACAATCAATTCGATGCCAAATACCGGGCCAATTTGGCCATGTTCGGCGTGACGTTTCATTTCGGGCGGTAGGGGAAGGCGCTGTCTATAAACAGGATGTGTGTCGGTGTTCTTTCACTAGCAGAGCCGATCGTGCCCTCCTGTGCGACCGACTCTCCACAGGGCGGAGGGAGCGTGAGGCTCCTTCCGCCAGCTATCCGGCATCTGTGATGTTTGTAGATAAACAGTGAGGCGCTAGAGAGTTTGAGGAAGGTCAGAACTCCGCCTGCTCAGACTGATGCAACTGAAGGCTTGAAATAGTTTGTCGATTTAACACACAGAGGGATGCGACATGAAATTAGCAATGGCGAAAGCGGTGCTGGCTATTGGGGCGGTGGTGTTGCTGGCTGCGTGCAGCAGTGGAGGGGATGGAGGCGGTAGCAGCGGGGCGATTGTGCCGACAACCTCAACTGTGCCGCGGTTTGCCTATGTGACCAACTATGGTGACGATACGGTCTCTATGTATGCCGTCAACGCGGCCAGCGGCCAGCTGAGATCGCTGGGATACGTGACCGCGGGAACGAATCCCACCTCCGTCACGGTAGACCCGAGTGAGAAATTTGCCTATGTTGCGAATAGCGGTTCCAACACCATCTCAGCCTATACGATCAACAGCACGACGGGGGCGCTGAGTTCTGTGGTTGGCAGTCCGTTTATCACGGGCACTGGGACACATCCTTTCTCCGTCACAGTAGATCCGAGTGGGAGATTTGCCTATTTGACCAGCGGTGGCTCAGGCATGCCTACGGCCCCTGTCTCCGCCACCGTCTCGGCATATACGATCAATACCACGACAGGAGCACTGACCCCAGTGGCCGGCAGCCCTTATAGGGTGGGTGGAACATTGCTCGGTTCCGTCACAGTGGACCCGAGTGGACAGTTTGCTTACGTGGCGAACTGGGACTTGGCCACCGTCTCGGCCTATACAATCAACCGCACGACGGGGGCGCTGACAGCAGTGGCTAGCAGCCCGTTTACCACGGGGGCACAACCTCGCTCTATTACAGTGGATCTGAGCGGGCGGTTTGCATATGTGGCTAACAGTGGCTCCGATACCATCTCGCTTTATACGATCAACAGGGCGACAGGGGAGCTTAGTGCGTTCGCAACTGGTGCCAGCGTCGCGGTCCGACAAGGGCCCGTGTCGCTAGCCATGGTTCATGGCACAGCGCCTGTGGTCTTCGCAGCGAAGTTTGCCTACGCGGTCACTCCCATCACATCCAATACCGTCTCGGCCTATACGATCAATAGCACCACGGGGACAGTAGTCGCTGTGGCCGGCGGTCCGTTTGCCACGGGGACAAATCCACGCTCTGTTACGGTGGACCGGAGCGGGCGGTTTGCCTATGTGGCGAACAGAGACTCCAATACGGTCTCCGCCTATACGATTAATGGCACGTCAGGGTTGCTGCTCCCCGTGGTGGGTGGTCCGTTTGCCGCGGGAGTAAATCCACGCTCCGTCACAGTGGATCCGAGCGAGCGTTTTGTTTATGTGGCCAATAGTGGCTCCGGAACCGTCACAGCTTACACGATCAATCGCACCACAGGGGCGCTGACTACGGTGGCTGGAAGCCCATTTGCTGCTGAGGGAAGACCTATCTCCGTCACGGTAGATCCGACCGGGCGGTTTGCCTATGTGGCCAACGGCGGTGGCGTTGCTACTCCTGAAGGCGTCTTGGCTTATGCAATCGACAAGACAACAGGCGCATTGACGCCAGTGGTGGGCAGTCCGTTTGCCACAGGCAATGGGACGTCTCCTAACTCTGTGGCGGTGGACCCTAGCGGGCGGTTTGTCTACGTAGCAACCTTCGACACCGTTTCAGCTTATACGATCGACAGTAGGACGGGGGGGCTGACGGCTATACCTGGTAGTCCATTTACAACTGGGGGACTAAGTCCTTCAACGATTACGGTGGATCCGACCGGGCGGTTTGCCTACGTGGCCAACTCGCGCGGAGGCTCTGTCTCGACCTTTACGATCAACGGCACGACGGGGGCTCTTACTGCGAGCAGTCCATTTGCCAATGGGGTGGCTGACTCCGTCGCCGTGGACCCCAATGGACAGTTTGCCTATGTGGCAGGCACTGGCCTCAGCACAGTCTCGACCTATGCGGTCAATAGCACGACGGGGGCGTTGTCCGCAGCCGGTACCTTTGTCGACCTTCCTCCTGTCAGCGGTGTCGGGAGTATTGTGGTCAGCGGGGTGCTGCAGTAGGTAGCCGGGGGGATGACCAGTTCTGCGATGTGGATTCTGTGACCTCCGGCATGACTTAGTTTGGTGCCGCGAAGCTTTTTGGGCATCGCAAAGGAGATTTATGGCAGGGGTAGTGGGAAGTGCGCGATCCCTCATGTGTGCGCTCATAATTACCGGGCTTGCGTTTCTGCTGCATGGGTGCGGGAGTGGAGGCTCAAGCGAGTCGACGAGTGTGGCCTCGCCTCCCAATGGCGGTGGAGGTATTGCGAATTATGGTACGTCGTTTGTCGGTAATGAAACGTCTGAGGCCTCGTTCGTTTTGACGAATGCCAGCCCGCGGCACCTCGACCCCAACGATCATTTCACGCTCACCCAATCGCAGCAGATCTGGGCGTTCACGGCGTCTCAGTATTCCACCAAGATTTACGCCTTGGATGCGGCGAATGCGCAACTCTTTCTCAATGGACAAGCCTTTCAGGGCTATGTGTTAGGCGGGCAGAATTTTGAGACAGGTATGTTTTTCCCAACCTTGCCGCCAGGGACGTACTACATCGGAACACTGCCGGGCCAGGCGTCTCTTCCTCAGGGCTATGTCAATCGTGTGTTCCATGAGGTTGCCTTCGATCGGGCATTGCCGGCATGGCAAGAGTCCACCAACATTCCCCATGCGACCGGGCGCAATCCTGGTGGGTGGGAATCAGTTGGCTTCTCGTTTCCCTCGGGCGACGCGCGGGCCTATCTCGAGACCGAAGGGTCTGGTGGAAAATTTATCATTATGACCGCCAGCCAGCATCAGGCGTTCGCGGCCGCGTATCTCAGAAACGGCTATGACGGCGGGTCCTATGCCTACACCTATGCGTGTGGAGGGCAAAGTGGCGGCCCCGCGACGGAAATTGAGTGTGAGTTGAAACTGCCGCCGGACAACTACTTTCTTGTGTATGTAAACGATACGGGGTCGTGGGCTGGCGGAGCGGCCAATATTCAATTCTATGTGCCTGAGTAATGTGCGGGACTGAGGAGAGGTGGCTGGTCTCGGCAACGATTCCATCATCTCGTGATCTCGTGTGATGGGTGCCTCGTACGAGTGCCTGGATTCGATGTAGGACTGGGCAAAGAGAAAGGCTAGGAGATGGTAGTGATGGACGCTTCGATAAAGACGATTCAATCATGTGCCTCGTTGCTGTTGCGCTTGTGTTTCGTGGCGCTTGTTGTTAGTTGCACGAATGCCACGCCGACACTTTCCCCGCTCAATATCGGTCCTAGTAACCAGGCTGAGTTAAGTAGTCTCACGCTGTCGAGCGGGACGCTTAATCCTGGCTTTGCCAGTGGGACTACCGACTACACCTCGATGTTTATTGGAACGTCGAGTGTCGTCGTGACGCCGACGGCGGCTGAGAGCCACGCCACCATTACGGTGAACGGGACAGCTGTCGTGAGCGGACAAGCCTCGCCGGCGATCACGCTTCCATTTGGGAACTCGACGATCACGATTATCGTGCGCGCGCAGGATGGGAAGACGACGAAGACGTACAACCTTTCCGCGCACCAGCTCACGCGCGAGAGCTATATCAAAGCCTCGAATACCGGGGCCGATGATCAATTTGGATATAGCATTGCGCTCTCGGGCGACACCCTGGTGGTGGGCGCGCCAAAGGAATCGAGCGCCGTGGTGGGGACGGGCGATGGCGATCAGTTGGATAATAGCTTACCCCAAAGCGGTGCGGTGTATGTGTTTGCCAGAACAAATGGGGTGTGGCGGCAGCAGGCGTATCTCAAGGCGTCGAACACTGGTGCCGGAGATTTGTTCGGCTGGAGTGTGGTCTTGTCCGGCGACACTTTGGCCGTGGGCGCAATCGGGGAGTCCAGCGCTGCGACAGGGATCAATGGCAACCAGGCAGACAACGGCGCCTTCTATAGCGGGGCCGTCTATGTGTTTACGCGCGTGAACAGCGAGTGGAGTCAGCAAGCCTATCTGAAGGCGTCGAATACCGGGGCGAGCGATTTCTTTGGCTACAGCGTGGCGCTGTCGGGTGAGACCTTAGCCATTGGTGCAATAAAGGAAAGCAGCAATGCGACCGGGGTCAATGGAAACCAGAGCGATAATACAGCGCTTGAGAGTGGCGCGGTCTACGTGTTTACGCGAGCGGGCGGGGTGTGGAGTCAGCAGGCCTATGTAAAAGCTTCCAATCCTGGACTGAGCGACCAGTTTGGCTACAGCGTGGCGTTGTCCGGTGACATGCTGGCGGTTGGCGCCATTCATGAGCGAAGTGCTGCGATGGGTATCAATGGCGATCAGACGGACAACAGTGCCTCCGCCAGCGGGGCGGTCTATGTCTTTACACGCACGGGCGCGATTTGGGCGCAGGAAGCCTATCTCAAAGCCTCGAATACCAATGTCGGGGATCAATTTGGCTACAGCGTGGGCCTCTCCGGCGACACGTTAGCTGTTGGAGCCTCTGAGGAAGACAGCGCGGCTGTTGGTGTAAATGGGAATCAAGCTGACAACGGAGCTCCTGCCAGCGGCGCAGTCTATGTGTTTACGAAGGCCGGTGGTGTGTGGAGCCAGCAAGCCTATTTGAAGGCGTCCAACACGGAAGCCGGCGATCAATTTGGGTCTAGAGTGGCGCTCGATGGCGATATGCTGGCCGTGAGTGCGGCATTTGAAGACGGTTTGGGTTATGGCGTCAATCCTGGGTCCGCTGCGGAGGGGAGTAACAGCGCCTCGAGTAGCGGCGCGGTGTACGTATTCATGCGGTCGAATGGGCTGTGGAGCCAGCAGGCGTATGTGAAGGCGAGTAACACAACGGCGAACTACCAGTTTGGCTCGAGCGTGGCGCTGTCTGGTGACACTTTGGCGGTGGGATCAACCGGCGAAAGCGCGAGTCACACCGGCGTGATCGATTTCAATCCGGATGATCTCAGCGCTCCGAACAGCGGCGCGGTGTATGTGTGGCGGTAGGGGAAAGCGTTCATCAAGCTGGGTATTCACGGCACATGCAGGAGGTGCTTGGATGAAGATGAACCGATGGCAATCTGTGGTGGTGGTTGTTTGTTGTGTCGTGATTTCAGGCTGTACGACCTCACGCTGGGTGACGGATTCACGTAAAGAGGTTATCTCCGAGAAAACTGCATCGACGGTTGTGCCCCTCTTATCCATTACACAGTACCCGGAGGATAAGCCTGAAGTGATCGTAAAGCTGAGTAAGCGCTTAGTGGGTACGCTTGAAGTGCAGGAACAACAGCATGAGGTAATCCACACGATATGGGGTACCTCGCTAGGGAATGTCCTTTCGGGATGGCTTCTCCTTCCATTCTCTCCAATTGCTCTCATCAACTACACGATCTATGGTGCGCCTGGGGAAGGGGTAATGGCAGTCGTGAATTCGTTTCTTGCAGCCACCGGATTCAATGCGCCGCCGGGTTCATACTTCCATGTGAAGGATCGATACGGTGAATCACGGATCGACAAGACTTTCGGGGGTGCGGGGATGCAGGAAATTCCTTGGGTGGATGGATCGCTAACTATCACTACGGGGAACCATGAGCCTCTGCGTGTGTTTCAAAATGCACAAGGCCTTGTAGCGATAGATCTGAAGCGGCTTCCAATCGATCTCGTCCATCCCAATAATGACCTTCATCTCACTATCACTGCAAAGGACGGAGGAAGCGAGGTGGAAGCGCAGGTGAATGTGACGGTTGCCACTATGCTAGCGTGGCCAGCAAAAGAGGCTGAATTTGCGCGGCGAGAGCAAGAGCGGCAGGTGGAGCTTGCTCGGCAGGAACGAGAGCGGAAGGCACAAGAAGAGCGAGAGGCCATTGCCAAGCGCGAACGTGAAGCGCAGCAAAAAAGGGAGGCTGTGGCCCGGCGAGAACAAGAACGGCGGGAGAAAGAGGCAGAACGAGAGCGGCGAGCAGAAGAACGAGCGGAGTCCGATGCCAATATGGCGCTCATGATGCAAGGCATCGGCCTGCTCGGACAGATTGCGGCGGCTCAGCAGCAGAATTCAATGGCAAGCCGGCCGTCGGTCCCCACCCCGAGGACTGTTCCACCTCCGTCAGCTGCGCTGCAGTCCCTGTCGCAAATGGCCGGAGCCTTGGCGAACACTCCTGACATGGGCGGGGGTAGTTCACCGAGTCAAGAGAGTGGTGGAAATTCTTCGGGCAGCAATGCGGCGTCGCAGTACCGACACAATCCTGCCAATGACGCTTCCCGGTGCCTTGTAGTTAAGAAAGGTACAGGCCTTTTTTCATTCGACTTTCAGAATAACTGTGGGTTTCCTGTGGAAATTTTATCCTGCACAAATTCTCAGGAGAAGCCCAATCATTGTCAGCGAGAGGGGTACACACAAAGGACGGGCAAAGTGGCCTCAGGTACTAGGACTCCCCTGAGCGTTTGGGGGGGAGGCAAGCCCACATCGTGGGAATATGGTGCGTGCAAATATGGAACTATGAGATACACCTCTGATATGAACCTGAGAAGGGAGTACGCGTGCGTGGATTGATAGATATACCAACACAATCATAATCTCGCCAAAGAAAAGGATTTAGATGCGTGGATCGGTAACGCGTATATAGGGTCGGGGAGGTCAGGTGGCAACCAAAACATGTCGTCGAGAATGACGAGTGTCTCGCAGGAGGTCTATTGCAAAAGAAGGTCGATCGGGCAATCCGTCTGTTTCTGCGTGACTGTATTGCCCCTAGGTTAAAATTCAATGTACTGCGTATCCCTAGCCGTGCTATAAGTTTCCAGCGAATCGCTGCAAGGTGGCTGACGGTAACGCTCCACAGGGTGTTCAGCTCTCTTGTTCAGCTACTTTGCTTGTTGGCTGAGTCAAGAACGTGTCTGGGGTCTGTCCTGCATCTTGGAAAAGCATCAGACGTTCGGACCACGCATCCTCAATCTTCAGAGTAGAGAAGGGGTGGTATCAACGATGAGACACAGAGGCATTTCAGTCGGACTTAGCGTGATGGTGTGGGGACTGCTATCCCTGGGCGGCTTGGGCACACCCGCAACAGCCGCCCCAGTGACGTTTCAGTTTGCAGGACACTTGACTGCGGTCGATCCTACGATCACGACAGCCACAGGATTCAATACAGGCCACACCTTCGAAGGTTTTTTATACGTTTGAGTCTACCGCTCCAGACCATCCCGTGTTTGCAGCTGATCCCCAGCAAGGCTTATACGACACAGCACTCATAAATGTGAGTGGCAAGATTGGAACGCACATCGTCGTCATGCCGCAGCAACCATCATATGGTAGTATCTCCGTTCAGAACAACGTTCAGAACCACTTGGGGCTTTATGTTGATACTGATGAGACCGTCAAAGTGTGCGCGTACAACTTTCTAGAAAGTGGCATTTCTACGGGAAAACAAGCGATTATTGAACACACGCTACGCACTATTTGATGGTCGGCTCAGTAACTATGCCATGGGCGCCACCGTTAATACGGCTGGAGCAATCACTGGTTGGCGTGTAGGATCATTTGGCGTTTATCTCCGTGACGCTTCTCCCTTAACCTTTGACAACGATTCCCTGCCAACACATGCCCCTAGCTTGAGTTCGTTTGCGACCAGAAATGCCTTCTTTCTATTCTTCAATGGCACTACTTACCTTGAGGCTACAGGCCATCTCACTTCACTC
Coding sequences within:
- a CDS encoding outer membrane beta-barrel protein; the encoded protein is MMKPSMFLLATLVLGLLTATNARSEIYIGGQAGYSMPKELSGLRGVKDNEGSTASNLKLSESMAFGAKVGFFLPDWFKWLGAEIDLYGSQPSVKAQAISGTFPALAGVTSVSRSSLTMVHLNANVLVRYPGSTFQPYVGIGVGQNLGFLGASNFSVQDGSISTSLNLLAGLRVFVTETVALFGEFKQNQSKLSFIDNQFDAKYRANLAMFGVTFHFGR
- a CDS encoding cell envelope integrity protein TolA produces the protein MKMNRWQSVVVVVCCVVISGCTTSRWVTDSRKEVISEKTASTVVPLLSITQYPEDKPEVIVKLSKRLVGTLEVQEQQHEVIHTIWGTSLGNVLSGWLLLPFSPIALINYTIYGAPGEGVMAVVNSFLAATGFNAPPGSYFHVKDRYGESRIDKTFGGAGMQEIPWVDGSLTITTGNHEPLRVFQNAQGLVAIDLKRLPIDLVHPNNDLHLTITAKDGGSEVEAQVNVTVATMLAWPAKEAEFARREQERQVELARQERERKAQEEREAIAKREREAQQKREAVARREQERREKEAERERRAEERAESDANMALMMQGIGLLGQIAAAQQQNSMASRPSVPTPRTVPPPSAALQSLSQMAGALANTPDMGGGSSPSQESGGNSSGSNAASQYRHNPANDASRCLVVKKGTGLFSFDFQNNCGFPVEILSCTNSQEKPNHCQREGYTQRTGKVASGTRTPLSVWGGGKPTSWEYGACKYGTMRYTSDMNLRREYACVD
- a CDS encoding cadherin-like beta sandwich domain-containing protein, with translation MDASIKTIQSCASLLLRLCFVALVVSCTNATPTLSPLNIGPSNQAELSSLTLSSGTLNPGFASGTTDYTSMFIGTSSVVVTPTAAESHATITVNGTAVVSGQASPAITLPFGNSTITIIVRAQDGKTTKTYNLSAHQLTRESYIKASNTGADDQFGYSIALSGDTLVVGAPKESSAVVGTGDGDQLDNSLPQSGAVYVFARTNGVWRQQAYLKASNTGAGDLFGWSVVLSGDTLAVGAIGESSAATGINGNQADNGAFYSGAVYVFTRVNSEWSQQAYLKASNTGASDFFGYSVALSGETLAIGAIKESSNATGVNGNQSDNTALESGAVYVFTRAGGVWSQQAYVKASNPGLSDQFGYSVALSGDMLAVGAIHERSAAMGINGDQTDNSASASGAVYVFTRTGAIWAQEAYLKASNTNVGDQFGYSVGLSGDTLAVGASEEDSAAVGVNGNQADNGAPASGAVYVFTKAGGVWSQQAYLKASNTEAGDQFGSRVALDGDMLAVSAAFEDGLGYGVNPGSAAEGSNSASSSGAVYVFMRSNGLWSQQAYVKASNTTANYQFGSSVALSGDTLAVGSTGESASHTGVIDFNPDDLSAPNSGAVYVWR
- a CDS encoding beta-propeller fold lactonase family protein encodes the protein MKLAMAKAVLAIGAVVLLAACSSGGDGGGSSGAIVPTTSTVPRFAYVTNYGDDTVSMYAVNAASGQLRSLGYVTAGTNPTSVTVDPSEKFAYVANSGSNTISAYTINSTTGALSSVVGSPFITGTGTHPFSVTVDPSGRFAYLTSGGSGMPTAPVSATVSAYTINTTTGALTPVAGSPYRVGGTLLGSVTVDPSGQFAYVANWDLATVSAYTINRTTGALTAVASSPFTTGAQPRSITVDLSGRFAYVANSGSDTISLYTINRATGELSAFATGASVAVRQGPVSLAMVHGTAPVVFAAKFAYAVTPITSNTVSAYTINSTTGTVVAVAGGPFATGTNPRSVTVDRSGRFAYVANRDSNTVSAYTINGTSGLLLPVVGGPFAAGVNPRSVTVDPSERFVYVANSGSGTVTAYTINRTTGALTTVAGSPFAAEGRPISVTVDPTGRFAYVANGGGVATPEGVLAYAIDKTTGALTPVVGSPFATGNGTSPNSVAVDPSGRFVYVATFDTVSAYTIDSRTGGLTAIPGSPFTTGGLSPSTITVDPTGRFAYVANSRGGSVSTFTINGTTGALTASSPFANGVADSVAVDPNGQFAYVAGTGLSTVSTYAVNSTTGALSAAGTFVDLPPVSGVGSIVVSGVLQ